One window from the genome of Gimesia aquarii encodes:
- a CDS encoding DUF3419 family protein has translation MISEGISRKSFQLVHQSNLVYNTCWEDPRLDRKALNLSTEDEVMVITSAGCNALDYLLDEPRFVHAVDVNPKQNALLELKRSAIRNLDYESFFDLFGRGKSQHWESLYSQNLRSDLSLTAQKYWDRHGSFFSCGGRRPSFYFRGSSGLFAWLVNCYIDRVAKIRDDINSLLAAQDVTEQSSIYQSRNLNEILWTRMIKWWMRRDLTLSMLGVPRPQRNQIDQSYAGGIAQFVIDRIETVFTNRSLQDNYFWRVYLTGSYEHDCCPEYLKPENFQRLKSGLIDRITVNTNTVEGFLRQYQGTISRYVLLDHMDWMAGAQPKMLQSEWQAIFDRAAQKARIIWRSAGMTVDFIDPLKVRRGGQEQEVGESLKYQTQLASELHERDRVNTYGSFYIADLMV, from the coding sequence ATGATTTCTGAAGGGATTAGCCGTAAGAGTTTTCAGCTGGTTCATCAAAGTAATCTGGTTTACAACACCTGTTGGGAAGATCCACGTCTTGATCGGAAGGCTTTGAATCTTAGTACCGAGGATGAAGTTATGGTGATCACATCCGCGGGGTGTAACGCGCTGGATTACTTGTTGGATGAACCCAGGTTTGTTCACGCAGTCGATGTAAACCCAAAACAAAACGCACTGCTTGAGTTGAAACGATCAGCTATTCGTAACCTGGACTACGAATCATTTTTTGACTTGTTTGGTCGAGGGAAATCTCAACATTGGGAGAGCTTGTATTCTCAAAATTTACGTTCTGATTTGTCATTGACGGCTCAGAAATACTGGGACCGTCATGGCAGTTTTTTTTCCTGTGGAGGGAGACGTCCCAGTTTTTACTTCCGCGGTTCCTCGGGATTATTTGCCTGGCTCGTGAACTGTTACATCGATCGGGTTGCGAAAATTCGTGATGATATTAATAGCTTACTGGCAGCCCAGGATGTAACCGAGCAAAGTTCCATTTATCAGTCTCGGAACTTAAACGAAATACTGTGGACGCGTATGATCAAATGGTGGATGCGCCGGGATTTAACACTATCGATGCTGGGAGTACCCCGCCCGCAACGGAATCAGATTGATCAATCTTACGCTGGCGGGATCGCGCAGTTTGTTATTGATCGGATTGAAACAGTGTTTACAAATCGTTCATTACAGGACAATTACTTTTGGCGTGTTTATTTGACAGGAAGCTATGAGCATGACTGCTGCCCAGAGTATCTCAAACCGGAAAATTTTCAAAGACTCAAGTCAGGTTTGATTGACCGCATAACTGTGAATACGAATACAGTAGAAGGATTTTTGAGACAGTATCAAGGAACTATTTCTCGTTATGTATTGCTCGATCATATGGACTGGATGGCCGGTGCACAGCCAAAAATGTTACAGAGTGAATGGCAGGCGATCTTTGATCGCGCCGCACAAAAAGCTCGAATTATCTGGCGTAGCGCCGGCATGACTGTTGATTTTATTGATCCTTTAAAAGTAAGACGTGGAGGACAAGAGCAGGAAGTCGGCGAATCACTCAAGTATCAAACGCAACTCGCCTCTGAATTGCATGAACGAGATCGCGTGAATACATATGGAAGCTTCTATATTGCTGACTTAATGGTTTAA
- a CDS encoding UDP-2,3-diacylglucosamine diphosphatase, with protein sequence MISSEKQGADSVSREVRTIFVSDVHLGCMHSRASEFLEFLNLHEPESLYLVGDLIDGWKLRKKWRWPQTYNAIFDRVEELSSKGTEIFYTPGNHDNFLRDFGKRFGFVTLSDEFVHITADGRRFLIIHGDQFDKFETGAQWLSILASFAYDVLLTSNTLFNRLLKRKGQKKYALSSAVKSRVKQLMRFISHYEQKLAGHARENRCEGIICGHIHAPNILDIEGVNYCNTGDWVEHCSALIEYGDGKMEIVFFDQEKASSHQPMNQEQPVKKLGLQREFDELQVPGVLSRFLKRLHPLRLIRR encoded by the coding sequence ATGATCTCGTCCGAGAAACAAGGCGCTGACTCAGTCAGTAGGGAAGTTCGTACAATTTTTGTCAGCGATGTGCATTTAGGATGCATGCACTCCAGAGCCAGTGAGTTTTTGGAATTCCTGAATTTACATGAGCCCGAATCTTTGTATCTGGTAGGAGACCTGATTGATGGTTGGAAATTGCGAAAGAAGTGGCGTTGGCCACAAACCTATAACGCGATCTTCGACCGGGTCGAAGAATTGAGTTCAAAAGGAACTGAAATCTTTTATACCCCTGGAAATCACGATAATTTTCTCCGTGATTTTGGGAAACGCTTTGGATTTGTCACTCTTTCCGATGAGTTCGTGCATATTACAGCGGATGGCCGTCGGTTTTTGATTATTCATGGTGACCAATTTGACAAGTTCGAAACCGGAGCGCAATGGTTATCTATTCTGGCATCTTTTGCTTACGATGTTTTGCTGACATCGAATACGTTATTCAATCGACTATTGAAACGAAAAGGCCAAAAGAAATATGCATTGTCTTCGGCTGTAAAGTCACGCGTTAAACAGTTGATGCGGTTTATTAGTCATTATGAACAAAAGCTGGCCGGGCACGCTCGCGAGAATCGTTGCGAAGGAATCATCTGTGGTCATATCCATGCACCTAACATTTTAGATATTGAGGGAGTCAATTACTGTAATACGGGTGATTGGGTCGAGCATTGTAGTGCGTTGATTGAATATGGCGATGGCAAAATGGAAATTGTATTTTTTGATCAGGAGAAGGCTTCTTCGCATCAGCCCATGAATCAGGAGCAACCGGTCAAGAAGCTGGGGTTGCAGCGAGAGTTTGATGAACTGCAAGTTCCAGGTGTGCTGAGCCGTTTTCTGAAAAGATTACACCCTTTGAGGTTGATTCGTCGTTAA
- a CDS encoding ABC transporter permease encodes MSMYDLTPINIGLAVILVLINGIISIWMKLKLEKQLLLASIRAIVQLLLIGLILEWIFELSWWPIIGLLMFTMTLIASLTAVQRSQRRFPGIWLNSTVAVFASSWLVTGFALAAIIPPHSWSENPAQYLIPLLGMILGNTLNGISLGLDRLSEELVMRKAEVELKLTLGATRNEAARQALQNAVRSGMTPIINSMMVVGLVSLPGLMTGQILAGASPLDSVKYQIVIMFLIASGTALGTVISVLLGFRCLFNSKHQFLFDHIRRVG; translated from the coding sequence ATCTCCATGTATGACTTAACTCCAATCAATATTGGTCTAGCTGTCATATTGGTTTTGATCAATGGAATCATTTCCATCTGGATGAAACTAAAGTTGGAGAAACAACTGTTGCTTGCCTCAATTCGTGCAATTGTGCAATTGTTACTGATTGGCTTAATCCTGGAATGGATTTTCGAACTTTCGTGGTGGCCTATCATCGGCCTGTTAATGTTCACGATGACGTTGATTGCGAGTCTCACCGCAGTCCAACGTTCTCAACGTCGTTTTCCGGGAATCTGGTTAAACAGTACCGTAGCGGTTTTTGCCAGTTCCTGGCTGGTCACCGGATTCGCATTAGCGGCTATTATCCCACCACATAGCTGGTCAGAGAATCCGGCTCAGTACCTCATTCCCCTGTTGGGAATGATCCTGGGTAATACGCTTAATGGTATCTCGCTGGGTCTTGATCGATTGAGTGAAGAATTGGTGATGCGCAAAGCAGAAGTGGAATTGAAACTCACTTTGGGTGCCACTCGAAACGAAGCGGCTCGACAGGCGCTTCAAAATGCGGTCCGTTCCGGGATGACACCCATTATCAATTCGATGATGGTAGTAGGCCTGGTTTCACTTCCGGGTTTGATGACGGGGCAAATTCTAGCCGGTGCGAGCCCACTGGATTCCGTGAAATATCAGATTGTCATCATGTTTCTGATCGCATCGGGAACCGCATTGGGAACCGTTATTTCTGTGCTGCTGGGCTTTCGATGTTTGTTTAATTCCAAACATCAATTCCTGTTTGATCATATCAGACGAGTAGGGTAG
- a CDS encoding glycosyltransferase family 2 protein: protein MSRKALIALPVFNEESHVVEVLTEVSKYAEDILVVDDGSSDQTPERLEAITGIKVISHPQNRGYGAALKSAFDYAIDHLDKYDVLVTIDCDGQHEPALLPDLVMQMRKSFESEPLDILSGSRYLKSFSSDSIPPEERRQINVAVTQRINDQLGFQITDAFCGLKAYRIESLSKFKITDMGYAMPLQLWVQAAAHEMKILEFPVPLVYLEEERSFGGSLDDAIKRKAYYDEVLDREMQASGLTCCTTESCNDHADSYNE, encoded by the coding sequence ATGAGCAGGAAAGCACTGATTGCTTTACCCGTATTCAATGAAGAGAGCCATGTGGTCGAAGTTTTGACCGAAGTGAGCAAGTATGCAGAGGATATCCTGGTAGTTGACGATGGCTCCTCAGACCAAACTCCAGAACGGCTCGAAGCAATTACAGGAATCAAAGTAATTTCTCATCCACAGAATCGAGGTTACGGTGCTGCCCTGAAAAGCGCATTTGATTATGCAATAGATCATCTGGATAAATATGATGTACTGGTAACGATCGACTGCGATGGTCAGCACGAACCAGCGTTATTACCTGATTTAGTCATGCAAATGCGCAAAAGTTTTGAAAGTGAACCACTGGATATTCTTTCCGGGAGTCGTTATTTAAAAAGCTTTTCCAGCGATAGTATTCCTCCTGAAGAGCGCCGGCAAATCAATGTGGCAGTAACTCAGCGAATCAATGACCAGCTGGGATTTCAAATCACTGATGCTTTTTGTGGTTTGAAAGCATATCGGATTGAGTCCCTCTCAAAATTCAAGATAACCGACATGGGATACGCGATGCCATTGCAGCTTTGGGTCCAGGCAGCCGCACATGAAATGAAGATACTTGAATTTCCTGTCCCACTCGTTTATCTCGAAGAGGAACGTAGTTTTGGAGGCTCATTGGATGATGCGATCAAACGCAAAGCGTATTACGATGAAGTACTAGATCGTGAAATGCAGGCTTCTGGATTAACCTGCTGTACGACTGAGAGTTGTAACGATCATGCCGATTCTTACAATGAATAA
- a CDS encoding superoxide dismutase, with amino-acid sequence MSYSLPDLPYAYDALEPHIDAKTMEIHHTKHHQAYISKANAALEGHSDLAAKSIEDLVSDLSSVPEAIRGAIRNNGGGHANHSLFWTVMSPDGGGAPSGDLAEAIDSTFGSLDTFKEQFSNAAATRFGSGWAWLSVDGGKLVVESTPNQDTPLSEGRTPILGLDVWEHAYYLNYQNRRPDYISAFFNVVNWDEVAKRYAAAS; translated from the coding sequence ATGTCTTATTCGCTTCCCGATCTGCCCTATGCCTACGATGCACTTGAGCCGCATATTGACGCGAAAACAATGGAAATTCACCATACTAAGCATCATCAGGCTTATATTTCCAAAGCAAATGCCGCTCTGGAAGGACACAGCGACCTCGCAGCCAAGTCCATTGAAGATCTCGTATCTGACTTGAGCTCTGTACCCGAAGCGATTCGTGGTGCGATTCGAAATAATGGTGGTGGTCATGCTAATCACAGCTTATTCTGGACCGTGATGTCTCCGGATGGAGGGGGAGCCCCCAGTGGTGATCTTGCAGAGGCTATTGACTCCACTTTTGGTAGCTTGGATACGTTCAAAGAACAGTTCTCCAACGCCGCTGCAACGCGGTTTGGAAGCGGTTGGGCCTGGCTGTCTGTTGATGGCGGAAAATTAGTTGTTGAAAGTACCCCAAACCAAGACACTCCGCTCTCTGAAGGCCGGACCCCCATCTTGGGGCTGGATGTCTGGGAACACGCATACTACTTAAACTACCAAAACAGACGTCCTGACTACATTTCAGCATTTTTCAATGTAGTTAATTGGGATGAAGTAGCGAAGCGGTATGCTGCAGCCAGTTGA